One Streptomyces sp. CG4 genomic window, TGACCCAGCTGGCCCGGGCCCGTCTGGTGGCCGGCGACGCCTCACCGGCCGCCGAGGAGCTGCGGCAGGCCGCCGCCCGGCACCGGGAGAACGAGGACGCGCGCGGCGAGGCCTGGAGCCTGTACTACCTGGGCCAGGCGCTGGAGGAGACCGGCGATCTGGACCAGGCGGTGCGCGATCTGGAGCGGTCCCGCACGATGTTCTCCCGGATGCGGGACGTCTACGGCCTGGCCTGCGCCCGGCACCACTCGGCCCGGGTCACCCGCGACCAGCGGGCCGCGCAGACCGGCTCGCTGCGCAACTCCGGCTTCGCCCGGCAGCTCCTCGTGGACGCCCGCGCCGACTTCCAGCGCATCGGCGTCGCCCACGGCGAGGCCTGGACCTGTCTGGAGCTGGCGGTGGTCGACGCGGGCAACGCCCGCACCCAGCAGGCGCTGGCCCTGTCCGACGAGGCGCTGGACCTGTTCGTCTCCTACGGCGACCGGCGCGGCGAGGACTGGGCCCGCTTCCTGCGCTGCACCCTGCTGCCGTACGCGGCGCCGGGCGGGGTGGAGGTGGGCACGGCCGTCGCCCAGGAGGAGCTGTCCCAGCTGTCCCTCGCCGGCCATCCGCTGCGGGACGAGAAACTGACCGACTACGTCTCGGCGTACACCCTGCTGCTGGAGCGCGGCATCAGCCTGGAGGACGGCTGGCAGGCCTGGCGCCTGCACATGACTCCGGACCGCCACGCCCGGGATGTGATGGGGGTGGCGGTACCGGCGGGGCGCTGACGCCGGGGTCAGCCCCGCTTCGCCGCGGAGTCGGCCTTCTCGGCCTGGTTCGCCTCGGCGTCCGAGGACTCCGATGACTCCTTGAAGTCGACCTTGTTCATGTGCTTGCTCATCGACTTCATCAGGCCCCACACCGCCAGGGCCATCACCGCGAAGACGATGAAGCCGAGGACGCCGGGGGTGACCTTGTTCTGGTCGACCTCCTTGGCGAGGGGAACGAGGTGCGTCACTGCCAGGCTCACGCTTGCACTCATGTCAGGCATTGTCGCGGATGCCCGCGAAGAGGTCGTCCTCGGGGAGGGAGGTGTCGACGAGAGACTTCGCCAGTTCGTACTCCTCCGTGGGCCAGACCTCCTTCTGCAGCTCCATCGGCACCTTGAACCAGCCGCCGTCGGGGTCGATCTGCGTGGCGTGCGCGATCAGCGCCTTGTCGCGGATCTCGAAGAAGTCCGCGCACGGAATGTGCGTGGTCAGCGTGCGCTCGGCACGCTCGAACTCGCTCCAGCGCTTGAGCCACTCCCCGTACGGCGACTCCAGGCCGCGGTCGAGCAGCGCCTGGTGCAGCGCCTCGGTGCGGGGGCGGTTGAAGCCCTGGTTGTAGTAGAGCTTCAGCGGCTGGTAGGCCGGGCCGAACTCGCTCTCCGGGTACTTCTCGGTGTCCGCCGCGCCCTCGAACGCCACCATGGAGATCTTGTGGGTCATGATGTGGTCGGGGTGCGGGTAGCCGCCGTTCTCGTCGTAGGTGGTGATCGCCTGCGGGCGGAAGGCGCGGATCTTGCGCACCAGCTCGCCGGCCGCCTTGTCCACGTCCTCCAGGGCGAAGCAGCCCTCGGGCAGCGGCGGCAGCGGGTCGCCCTCGGGCAGGCCCGAGTCGACGAAGCCGAGCCACTCCTGCTTGATCCCGAGAATCTCGCGGGCCTCGTCCATCTCCTTCTTGCGCACCTCGTGGATGTGCTCCTCGATGTACGTGTCGCCCTGGAGCTTGGGATTGAGGATGGACCCGCGCTCTCCGCCGGTGCAGGTCACCACCAGCACGTCCACCCCCTCGGACACGTACTTCGCCATGGTGGCCGCGCCCTTGCTCGACTCGTCGTCGGGGTGCGCGTGAACGGCCATCAGTCGCAGCTGGTCAGTCAAGACTCAATCCTCGGTAACTCGGCGCCCCGTGGTCTCGGCGCGATCGGCGGCTTCTATAGTGACGGAATCGGGGGGCGAATAATTCCGGACCGGTTGCTGCCGAGAGGACGATCATGAGTACGGCGAGCACGCGGCTGCCCGAGGGCCGCTACGGCCGCTCCTCGGACGAGCGTGCCGACCGCAAGCTCAAGATCGCCGGTGCGGTGCTCGGCGCCGCCCTGCTCGCACTGGTCGGCTACTTCGCCTACCACTATGTCGTCGAGAGCAGGATCAGCGCCCAGGTGATCACCTTCGACGCCACGGACAACGCGGTCAAGGTGCATCTGGAGGTCCACAAGGACTCCGGCACCGACGGCTACTGCACCCTGCGCTCGCAGGCGGCGGACGGCTCCGAGGTGGGCCGGGCCGACTTCCGCTTCACCGGGTCGGCCACGCGCATCGACCAGGTCGTCACGCTCCGTACGACGGCGAAGGGCACGACGGCCGAGCTGCTCGGCTGCCACACCGGGTGACGGCAGCGGCACACCGGGGGACGGCAGCCCGAAACGGCTGACGGCAGCCGGACACTCCCCGGCCGTCACCCGGAATACGTACACGCTGACCTGCGTTGATGTAATTCTGATGCCTTATGTCCTCCCCCTTCCGGCCTTGAATTGTTAGGCTCGTGGTTTCGCCCACCCGAGAGGGAACATTCTTCTGGGTAGGGCGATGCTTTGTATTCCCAGTACCGACGAGGAGCACCCTGTGACCCAGACCAGCGAGAACGTCACCTGGCTGACCCAGGAGGCGTACAACAAGCTCAAGGACGAGCTTGAGCACCTTACTGGTCCTGCGCGCACGGAGATCGCCGCCAAGATCGCGGCCGCGCGCGAGGAGGGCGACCTGCGTGAGAACGGCGGGTACCACGCGGCCAAGGAGGAGCAGGGCAAGCAGGAGCTGCGTGTGCGGCAGCTGACCCAGCTTCTTGAGAAGGCCCAGGTGGGCGAGGCTCCGGCCTCCGCCGACGGTGCCGTCGCGCCGGGCATGGTCGTCACGATCGCCTTCGACGGTGACGAGGACGACACGCTGACGTTCCTGCTCGCTTCCCGCGAGTACGCGAGCGCCGACATCGAGACGTACTCGCCGCAGTCCCCGCTCGGTGCCGGTGTCATCGGCCACAAGGTGGGCGAGGACGCGGCGTACGAACTGCCCAACGGCAAGACGGCCTCGGTGAAGATCCTGAAGGCCGATCCGTACTCGGGCTGACCGAGCCCCAGTGACCCCCGAGCCCCCGGTGCCCGCCGATCCGGCCGGACACCGGGGGCTTCGCCATGCCCGAGCCCGTCCCGCGGAGGACGGCATCCAGCGGCCGGCCTCGGGAACGGTCACGGACTAGGCAGCCGACTTCACGGTCACGTCACCGTTCGTCGTGGACAGGTCCAGGCCGTACGTGCCTGACGGGTCATTCGCGAACGCCACGTGCTTCTCGCCGTTGGAGTCGTTCACCGAGATCCGGTACTTGGCGGACGGTGCCGTGACCGTGAGGTTGCCGCTGGTCGTACGGGCCTGGATGTTCTGCGGGGTGGCCGTCCGGATCGTCACCTCGCCGTTCGATGTCTGCGTGTCGATGCCGCCGCCCTTGACGTCCTTGACGTCGACGTCACCGTTGGACGTACGCAGCTTCACCGGGCCGGTCGCGTTGGTCACCGCGATCTCACCGTTGCTCGTGTGCACGTCGACCGTGCCGACTTCGCTCAGTGTGAGGTCACCGTTGGAGCTGCCTCCCGTCACCGGAAGACCGGCAGGCACCTTGACGATGTAGTCGACACCGCAGTTCCTGCCGCAGCCGGAGAGCGTCAGGACGCCGTTGCTGACGCGGAAGGACGTACCGCTCGGCTTGTCACCGCGGTAGTTGACCTTGCGGTGCACGGAGACGGTGGAGGCGTCGGCCGAAGCGTCCACCTTCACATCCCCGTCCCTGCTGTCGACACGGATCGAGGTGACTCTCTGCGACACCTTGGTGTCGTCCTTGAAGGTCTTCTGGCTGAGCGTCGAGCATGCGGACAGCCCGCCGGCAGTGAGAGCAGCCAGAGCCACCGCTGTGAGAATGCGCGTCTGCGGGCGTCGCATGAAAGTCCCCCGTGTGGAGCGAGTTGAATCGTCGATCGGTCACCGGGATCCTACGGAGCCGCACTCCCGCTCTCACTGGGGAAAACCCCCCAATGCGCGCCCAGATCGGCGAGGCCGGCACGGGGTGCCGCAGGGGCCAGGCGCCGGGAGAGCCATCAACCGGCCGCCGAGCGGTACTTGCGGACCGCGAGCGTGCGGAAGACCGCGATGATCGCAATCGAGTAGAGGAACGAGGCCCAGACCGGATGCTCCATGGGCCAGGCGTGCGAGGGGGAGACGCCGGGGTCGCCGAAGAGCCGACGGCACGCCTGGACGGTGGCGCTGAAGGGGTTCCACTCGGCGATGTGCCGCAGCCAGGGCGTCATCTTGCTGGAGTCCACGAAGGCGTTGGACAGGAAGGTCACCGGGAACAGCCAGATCAGACCACCCGAAGTCGCCGCTTCCGGGGTACGCACGGAGAGCCCGATGACGGCGCCGATCCAGGTGAAGGCGTACCCCAGGAGGAGCAGCAGACCAAAGGCGGCGAGCACCTTGCCGACGTTCGTGGAGCCGACCGATCCGGCCCGCCAGCCGACCAGCAGGGCGACCACGGCCAGCACCACCATCGTCACCGCCGTCTGCACCAGGTCGGCGAGGGTACGCCCGGTGAGCACCGCCCCGCGCGCCATCGGCAGGGAGCGGAAGCGGTCGATGAGGCCCTTGTGCATGTCGTCGGCGATGCCCGCACCGGCGCCCGCCGTGGCGAACGTGACGGTCTGCGCGAAGATCCCCGCCATCAGGAAGTTCTTGTAGACGTCCGGGTCGGTGCTGTTGCCGATCTTCATCGATCCGCCGAAGACGTACGTGAAGAGGACCACGAACATCACCGGCTGGACCAGGCCGAACAGGACCATCTCAGGAATTCGGGTCATCCGGATCAGGTTCCGTCGGGCGATCACCAGGGAATCGTTCACGGCACTCACTTCGCGGCCTCCTCGCCGTTCTTCGCGTGACTCGCGTCCTGGCCGTCCTGGCCGTCCTGGCCCGCGGCTTCGGCCACGTGCCCCGTCAGCGACAGGAAGACGTCGTCCAGGGTCGGGCGGCGCAGCCCGATGTCGTCCATCTCGATCCCGCGGGTGTCCAGCTCGCGGATGATCTCGGCGAGCAGCTTGGCGCCGCCGGTGACGGGGACCGTGAGTTTGCGGGTGTGCTCCTCCACCGTGACCTCGCCCTTGCCGAAGCCGCGCAGCACCTCGGCGGCGCTCGCGATGTGGTCGCGCTCGTGCACCACGACCTCGACGCGCTCGCCGCCGGTGCGGGCCTTGAGCTGGTCGGAGGTGCCCTGGGCGATGACCCGGCCGTGGTCGACCACCGCGATGTCGTGAGCGAGGTGGTCGGCCTCCTCCAGATACTGGGTGGTCAGCAGCAGGGTCGTACCGCCGGAGACGAGCTGTTCGATGACCTCCCACAGCTGCTGGCGGTTGCGCGGGTCGAGGCCGGTCGTCGGCTCGTCCATGAACATCACCGGCGGCGAGACCACGAGGGCCGCGGCGAGGTCGAGGCGGCGGCGCATGCCTCCGGAGTAGGTCTTGGCGGGGCGGTCGGCGGCGTCCGCGAGGTTGAACTGCTCCAGCAGCTCCGCAGCGCGCGCCTTGGCCGCCTTGTGCTTCATCTGGTAGAGCTGCCCGACCATCTGCAGGTTCTCCCGGCCGGTCAGATACTCGTCGACCGCGGCGAACTGGCCGGACAGGCCGATCGAGCGACGCACTGTGTCGGGATGCTTCAGCACGTCCACGCCCGCCACGACCGCCTTGCCGCTGTCGGGGCGCAGCAGGGTCGTCAGGCAGCGGACGGTCGTCGTCTTGCCGGCGCCGTTCGGCCCGAGCAGGCCGAGGACGGTGCCCTCGGGCACGTCAAGGTCTACGCCGTCGAGAGCCCTTACGTCACCAAAGGTCTTGACCAGGCCTTCGGCATGGATGGCGCCTGGCATGTCTGCCTCCACGTCCTTGGGGTTCGTCGCCCGGTATCTCAGTCGTCCGGGATTCTGTCGTCCGGGATTCCTCGGAAAGGCCAGGTTTGCGGGCGCGGAGCCGCCCCTGATTTACGGGTGCGGGAAAGCGCCGCGACGGCCACGCCACACACCATAACGCGATGTATCGCGTTCCTCAATGGGTTTGTCCGGTGTTGACTCGAACGAGTGTCCCGGACCTGCGATGCGAGGGGCCAAGGGTTGTGGGGCGGGGCGGGGCGGGGGGCGAAGGCTCTAGCTAGACGATGACCGTGTAACCGGCGTCCCGCAGGGCCTGGCCGACCTCGGCGCAGTGTGCCGGGCCCTTCGTCTCGAGGTGCAGCTCCACCTCCGCCTCCGTGAGCCCGAGCCGGGGGTCGGTTCGTACGTGGCTCACGTCGAGGACATTGGCGTCGACGACTGACAACACCCCGAGCAGCGTGGCGAGGGCGCCCGGGCGGTCCGTGAGCCGGAGCCGAACGGCCAGGTAGCGGCCCTGCGCGGCCATGCCGTGCCGCAGCACGCGCTCCATCAGGACCGGGTCCACGTTCCCGCCGGAGAGCACCGCGACGACCGGCCCCTCGAAGGCGTCCGGCGCGGCCAGCAGCGCCGCGACCGGGCTCGCCCCGGCCGGTTCCACGACCAGCTTGGCCCGCTCCAGGCACAGCAGCAGCGCCGCCGACAGCTGGTCCTCGCTGACGGTGCGCACCTCGTCGACCAGATCGCTGATGATCCCGAACGGCACCAGACCCGGCCGCCCCACCTTGATGCCGTCGGCCATCGTCGCCGGATTCTCCACCGACACCGGGTGCCCGGCGGCCAGCGAGGGCGGGTAGGCCGCCGCGCCCTCCGCCTGCACACCGACGATCCTGACGTCCGGCCGTATCGCCTTCACCGCCACCGCGATCCCGGCCGCGAGCCCGCCGCCGCCGATCCCGACGACGATCGTGCGCACCTCCGGGCACTGCTCCAGGATCTCCAGGCCGACCGTGCCCTGACCGGCGATGATGTCCGGGTGGTCGAAGGGGTGGATGAACACCGCGCCGGTCTCGGCCGCGTACTCCTCGGCGGCGGCCAGCGTCTCGTCGACCACCTGGCCGTGCAGACGCACCTCGGCGCCGTAGTCCCGGGTCGCGCTGATCTTCGGCAACGGCGCGCCCTTCGGCATGAACACGGTCGAGTGCACGCCGAGCAGCGCGGAGGCCAGCGCCACGCCCTGCGCGTGGTTCCCGGCGCTCGCGGCCACCACCCCGGCCGCCCGCTCCTCCGGCAGCAGCCCGGCGATCCGGATGTAGGCGCCGCGCAGCTTGAACGAGCCGGTCCGCTGAAGGTTCTCGCACTTCAGCTGCACCGGTGCACCGATCAGCTGGGACAGGTACCGACTGCCCTCCATCGCCGTCACCCGTGCGACGCCCGAGAGCATCTTCCGGGCTCCGCGCACATCGTCGAGAGTGACGGAACGCAAGGAGTCAGTCGTGCCGTAGCTCATGACTCCAGCATCGCAGTTCACGGTCGTACACGACGGGTGTGACCAAGCTCCGAGACCGGTTTGTGCAGCGCCGGTACGGCCCGCCGCCGGGCCGCGTACCCTGTCCCCCAACCCAGCAGCCCTTCATGAAGCGAGCCTCCGGCCATGCCCACAACACCTGAAATGTCGATGGACATGACGACCGTCGGTGACACCGGTCTTCTCGACACCCTCCAGCACGAGGTGGCGGTGTTCGCCCGCCGTGCCGAACAGACGCGGCTCGGGGGTGTCGGGCAGGTGCGCAACTCCATGGACCGGGCGGCCTATCTGCTGCTCAACCGCCTCGACAAGGAAGGCCCGATGGGCGTCAAGGCGCTCGCCGCGAGCATGGGCATCGACTCCTCCACGGTCACCCGCCAGGTGGCTCCGCTGGTCGACACCGGGCTCGTCAAGCGCACCTCGCACCCCGAGGACGGGCGTGCCGTGGTGCTGCAGCTGTCCCCGCGCGGGGTGGCCCGGCTGGAGGAAGTGCGCTCCTCCCGGCGTCAGCTGATGGCCGAGCTGACGCAGGACTGGGCCCCGGAGGAGCGCGAGCAGTTCTGCACGCTCCTGACCCGCTTCAACCGCGCGCTGTCCGCCCGGATGACGGTGCAGGGGCCCGTGTCGGACCAGCCTCCGGCGTCCTGAACCGCGGCGGCCGCCACAGCCACTGCGGCCACACGCAGCCGCCACACCGGCCGCGGCCACTACGGCCACAACGGGCACCGGCCGCCCCGGCGCCTCCCCGCCCGCACCGGTCGGTGCCGGAGTCTTGACCCCGGGCCCGCCCTGGCCTCATATGAGACCGGGTCCTGTGTCGTACGCGGTTTACCTGTCCCGTACCGGACAGGGCTCCGCAGGGGGAGGCGCGGTGCGTGATCGGCAGGTGTCCCGAGGTACCCGCCGGGCCCGGGAGTTCGAGGCGTTCGTCGCGGGCGCGGCCGGGCGACTGCTGCATGCCGCCACACTGCTCACGGCGGAGGCGCCGGACGCCAACCCGCGCGCGCGGCGTCTGCTGGCACACGCGCTCGCCCACACCTACGCGCGCTGGGACCGGCTGCACGGCGAGGACCCGTACGACTGTGCCCGCCAGTACCTCGCCACGCGCTTCGCACGCGCGACCTGGCACCAGTACGTGCACCAGTACCTCCACCCGTACGTCGCTTTCGGCCGCGCCCGCCCGGATCCACGCAGCCCGCTCGCCGCGCTCACCCCGCAGGAACGACTGATCCTCGTACTGCGCCTCTACGAAGGCGTCGCCGAAGAACAGACGGCGGCCCTCCTCGGTCTGCCGACGGAACGCATTCACACCATGTGCGACCGCGCGACAGCCACCTTGCTGCATCCGGCCCGCCCGACGCCCCCGAGAACAGCGGGCCCGAAGGTGGCACCGTCGTGACGGGGTGGGGTGCCGTGAGGAGATGGGAGGCCAGGGGGGAGCCGGGCGTCATGAGGGGTCCCGGCGCAGAGAGCCTCAGGGGCGTCGCGGGTGCCTTGAGCGTGGACGGCCCTCGCGGCACGTACGGCCCTCGGGGCGCGGTGATATCGGGCCCTCGGCGTATGTGGAGGGCGGGGTGAACCGGGCCGAGCGGGAAGCTGCGGCGCGGCAGATCATGGAGCGGACGCCGGCGCCGGTGCCGCCGGACCTGTGCGCCGAGGCGGTGCGCCGTGGCGAGCGCCTGCTGCGGCGCAGGCTGCTCGTCCGCCGGGTGCTGTGGCTGCTGGCCTGTGCCGCGGCCGTCGCGTTCAGCGTGTGGGCGGCCCGGGTGCACCCGTGGGTGGAGCCGCCCTCCCAGACGACACCGCCGGTCACCGGCTGGTGAGCCGAGCCGCCGGTCCGACGGGGTATGCCGTCGGACCGGCGACCGGCCACCGCCCGGCGGGAACCGGGTCCGTTCGGCTAGCCCAGGGCCTGCTGCAGGTCTGCCAGCAGGTCGTCGACGTTCTCGATGCCCACGGA contains:
- a CDS encoding DUF4097 domain-containing protein, which encodes MALAALTAGGLSACSTLSQKTFKDDTKVSQRVTSIRVDSRDGDVKVDASADASTVSVHRKVNYRGDKPSGTSFRVSNGVLTLSGCGRNCGVDYIVKVPAGLPVTGGSSNGDLTLSEVGTVDVHTSNGEIAVTNATGPVKLRTSNGDVDVKDVKGGGIDTQTSNGEVTIRTATPQNIQARTTSGNLTVTAPSAKYRISVNDSNGEKHVAFANDPSGTYGLDLSTTNGDVTVKSAA
- a CDS encoding ATP-binding cassette domain-containing protein, which encodes MPGAIHAEGLVKTFGDVRALDGVDLDVPEGTVLGLLGPNGAGKTTTVRCLTTLLRPDSGKAVVAGVDVLKHPDTVRRSIGLSGQFAAVDEYLTGRENLQMVGQLYQMKHKAAKARAAELLEQFNLADAADRPAKTYSGGMRRRLDLAAALVVSPPVMFMDEPTTGLDPRNRQQLWEVIEQLVSGGTTLLLTTQYLEEADHLAHDIAVVDHGRVIAQGTSDQLKARTGGERVEVVVHERDHIASAAEVLRGFGKGEVTVEEHTRKLTVPVTGGAKLLAEIIRELDTRGIEMDDIGLRRPTLDDVFLSLTGHVAEAAGQDGQDGQDASHAKNGEEAAK
- a CDS encoding ABC transporter permease produces the protein MSAVNDSLVIARRNLIRMTRIPEMVLFGLVQPVMFVVLFTYVFGGSMKIGNSTDPDVYKNFLMAGIFAQTVTFATAGAGAGIADDMHKGLIDRFRSLPMARGAVLTGRTLADLVQTAVTMVVLAVVALLVGWRAGSVGSTNVGKVLAAFGLLLLLGYAFTWIGAVIGLSVRTPEAATSGGLIWLFPVTFLSNAFVDSSKMTPWLRHIAEWNPFSATVQACRRLFGDPGVSPSHAWPMEHPVWASFLYSIAIIAVFRTLAVRKYRSAAG
- a CDS encoding MarR family transcriptional regulator; this translates as MSMDMTTVGDTGLLDTLQHEVAVFARRAEQTRLGGVGQVRNSMDRAAYLLLNRLDKEGPMGVKALAASMGIDSSTVTRQVAPLVDTGLVKRTSHPEDGRAVVLQLSPRGVARLEEVRSSRRQLMAELTQDWAPEEREQFCTLLTRFNRALSARMTVQGPVSDQPPAS
- the ilvA gene encoding threonine ammonia-lyase, which produces MSYGTTDSLRSVTLDDVRGARKMLSGVARVTAMEGSRYLSQLIGAPVQLKCENLQRTGSFKLRGAYIRIAGLLPEERAAGVVAASAGNHAQGVALASALLGVHSTVFMPKGAPLPKISATRDYGAEVRLHGQVVDETLAAAEEYAAETGAVFIHPFDHPDIIAGQGTVGLEILEQCPEVRTIVVGIGGGGLAAGIAVAVKAIRPDVRIVGVQAEGAAAYPPSLAAGHPVSVENPATMADGIKVGRPGLVPFGIISDLVDEVRTVSEDQLSAALLLCLERAKLVVEPAGASPVAALLAAPDAFEGPVVAVLSGGNVDPVLMERVLRHGMAAQGRYLAVRLRLTDRPGALATLLGVLSVVDANVLDVSHVRTDPRLGLTEAEVELHLETKGPAHCAEVGQALRDAGYTVIV
- the greA gene encoding transcription elongation factor GreA, whose product is MTQTSENVTWLTQEAYNKLKDELEHLTGPARTEIAAKIAAAREEGDLRENGGYHAAKEEQGKQELRVRQLTQLLEKAQVGEAPASADGAVAPGMVVTIAFDGDEDDTLTFLLASREYASADIETYSPQSPLGAGVIGHKVGEDAAYELPNGKTASVKILKADPYSG
- a CDS encoding sigma factor-like helix-turn-helix DNA-binding protein, which gives rise to MRDRQVSRGTRRAREFEAFVAGAAGRLLHAATLLTAEAPDANPRARRLLAHALAHTYARWDRLHGEDPYDCARQYLATRFARATWHQYVHQYLHPYVAFGRARPDPRSPLAALTPQERLILVLRLYEGVAEEQTAALLGLPTERIHTMCDRATATLLHPARPTPPRTAGPKVAPS
- a CDS encoding DUF4307 domain-containing protein, producing the protein MSTASTRLPEGRYGRSSDERADRKLKIAGAVLGAALLALVGYFAYHYVVESRISAQVITFDATDNAVKVHLEVHKDSGTDGYCTLRSQAADGSEVGRADFRFTGSATRIDQVVTLRTTAKGTTAELLGCHTG
- the mca gene encoding mycothiol conjugate amidase Mca, with product MTDQLRLMAVHAHPDDESSKGAATMAKYVSEGVDVLVVTCTGGERGSILNPKLQGDTYIEEHIHEVRKKEMDEAREILGIKQEWLGFVDSGLPEGDPLPPLPEGCFALEDVDKAAGELVRKIRAFRPQAITTYDENGGYPHPDHIMTHKISMVAFEGAADTEKYPESEFGPAYQPLKLYYNQGFNRPRTEALHQALLDRGLESPYGEWLKRWSEFERAERTLTTHIPCADFFEIRDKALIAHATQIDPDGGWFKVPMELQKEVWPTEEYELAKSLVDTSLPEDDLFAGIRDNA